One window of the Pieris brassicae chromosome 2, ilPieBrab1.1, whole genome shotgun sequence genome contains the following:
- the LOC123720124 gene encoding TM2 domain-containing protein CG11103, whose product MILHRIITVLISFLTLTIAESEPYLKDPYRPLSPLVKCSFLPIEFLDCDEPVDHKGNETAKKAVKHGCVKFGGVRYEDVEKTKVQCKALDGIECYGSRSFLRDGFPCIRYSGHYFTTTLIYSILLGFLGMDRFCLGQTGTAVGKLLTLGGLGIWWIVDVVLLITNNLHPEDGSNWNPYV is encoded by the coding sequence ATGATTCTACACAGAATCATAACAGTTCTTATCTCATTTCTTACTCTAACTATAGCGGAAAGTGAGCCGTACCTTAAGGACCCTTACCGCCCACTAAGTCCACTCGTTAAATGTAGTTTTTTGCCTATAGAATTTCTAGATTGTGATGAGCCTGTAGATCACAAAGGTAACGAAACTGCAAAGAAGGCAGTAAAGCATGGCTGTGTAAAATTCGGAGGTGTTAGATATGAAGACGTGGAGAAAACAAAGGTGCAATGTAAAGCACTAGATGGAATTGAGTGCTATGGAAGCAGGAGTTTTCTTAGGGATGGATTTCCTTGTATACGATATTCAGGACATTACTTCACAACAACCTTAATTTACAGTATATTATTAGGATTTCTTGGAATGGACAGATTTTGTTTGGGTCAAACAGGTACAGCTGTAGGCAAGCTTTTAACATTGGGTGGACTTGGTATTTGGTGGATTGTAGatgttgtattattaataactaataatctGCATCCAGAGGATGGTAGTAACTGGAACccatatgtttaa
- the LOC123720035 gene encoding 40S ribosomal protein S13, translating to MGRMHAPGKGISQSALPYRRSVPTWLKSTADDVKEHIFKFGKKGLTPSQIGVMLRDSHGVAQVRFVTGKKILRIMKAMGLAPDLPEDLYYLIKKAVAMRKHLERNRKDKDSKFRLILVESRIHRLARYYKTKSVLPPNWKYESSTASALVA from the exons ATGGGTCGTATGCACGCACCTgg CAAGGGTATCTCGCAGTCAGCGTTGCCTTACCGTCGCAGCGTTCCAACTTGGTTAAAATCCACCGCTGATGATGTTAAGGAACACATTTTCAAGTTTGGCAAGAAGGGTCTGACTCCATCCCAAATTG GTGTTATGCTTCGTGATTCCCATGGAGTTGCTCAAGTCAGATTTGTCACTGGTAAAAAGATTCTTCGTATTATGAAGGCTATGGGACTTGCCCCAGATCTACCAGAAGACCTTTACTACTTGATCAAAAAAGCTGTTGCCATGAGGAAGCACTTGGAACGTAACAGGAAAGACAAGGACAGTAAATTCAGGCTCATTCTTGTTGAATCTAGAATCCACAGGCTTGCTCGTTATTATAAGACCAAGAGTGTCCTTCCCCCCAACTGGAAGTACGAATCGAGCACAGCATCAGCTTTAGTGgcttaa